One stretch of Siphonobacter curvatus DNA includes these proteins:
- the frr gene encoding ribosome recycling factor, whose product MDEIEFYLEAAKETMEGAIKHLTIELSKIRAGKASPAMLEGVMVEYYGVPSPLQNVASVTTPDARTITVKPFEKKMVNDIDRAIRNANLGFSPANDGELLRISIPPLTEERRRDLVKRVKAEIETAKINIRNARQDANNSIKKLTKEGVSEDEVKQGEERVQKLTDQYIVKIDQVFTAKEIDIMSV is encoded by the coding sequence ATGGACGAAATAGAGTTTTATCTCGAAGCTGCGAAAGAAACCATGGAAGGGGCCATCAAGCACCTAACCATTGAATTAAGTAAAATTCGGGCTGGCAAAGCATCGCCTGCCATGCTTGAAGGCGTTATGGTTGAATACTATGGTGTACCGAGTCCGCTGCAAAATGTAGCCTCTGTCACGACGCCCGATGCCCGTACGATCACCGTAAAGCCTTTCGAAAAGAAAATGGTTAACGATATTGATCGGGCTATCCGCAATGCAAACCTTGGCTTTTCGCCCGCTAACGATGGTGAACTGCTTCGCATTAGCATTCCTCCCCTGACAGAAGAACGCCGCCGTGACTTGGTGAAACGCGTGAAAGCAGAAATTGAAACGGCTAAAATTAATATTCGCAACGCCCGTCAGGATGCCAATAACAGCATCAAAAAACTGACGAAAGAAGGCGTCTCCGAAGACGAAGTAAAACAAGGTGAAGAACGTGTTCAAAAACTGACGGATCAGTACATTGTAAAAATTGATCAGGTCTTTACCGCGAAGGAAATTGACATCATGTCCGTTTAA